Proteins co-encoded in one Oncorhynchus masou masou isolate Uvic2021 unplaced genomic scaffold, UVic_Omas_1.1 unplaced_scaffold_2292, whole genome shotgun sequence genomic window:
- the LOC135533251 gene encoding chondroitin sulfate synthase 1-like yields MAGRSRRAWFSVLLGLVVGFTLASRLILPKATELKKSGQKRKANPAGCGLNGGLRREFGGILWPPQDNGFSATEKPVPRSNNFLYVGVMTAQKYLNNRAIAAHRTWAQTIPGHVEFFSSEGSDTTIPIPIVALHNVDDSYPPQKKSFMMLKYMHDHYLDQYEWFMRADDDVYIKSERLEGFLRSLNSSEALFLGQTGMGARDELGKLALEPGENFCMGGPGVIMSREVLRRMVPHIGQCLQEMYTTHEDVEVGRCVRRFAGVQCVWSYEVRAKMASGRIVYCS; encoded by the exons ATGGCAGGTCGAAGCCGAAGAGCATGGTTTAGTGTTCTGTTGGGGCTGGTTGTCGGGTTCACCCTggcttccagactcatattaccGAAGGCTACGGAGTTGAAGAAATCCGGTCAGAAACGCAAGGCGAACCCAGCCGGTTGCGGGTTGAACGGGGGTCTGAGGAGAGAATTCGGTGGGATATTATGGCCCCCGCAAGATAACGGATTTTCGGCCACCGAGAAGCCAGTTCCGAGGTCCAACAATTTCCTTTACGTCGGCGTCATGACTGCCCAGAAGTACCTGAATAACCGCGCCATCGCGGCACATAG aacgTGGGCTCAGACCATCCCGGGCCATGTGGAGTTCTTCTCCAGCGAGGGTTCGGAcaccaccatccccatccccatcgtGGCGCTGCACAACGTGGACGACTCCTACCCACCGCAGAAGAAGTCCTTCATGATGCTCAAGTACATGCACGATCACTACCTGGACCAATATGAGTGGTTCATGCGGGCCGATGATGATGTGTACATCAAGAGTGAGCGCCTGGAGGGCTTCCTGCGCTCGCTCAACAGCAGCGAGGCCCTCTTCCTGGGCCAGACGGGCATGGGCGCCCGCGACGAGCTGGGCAAGCTGGCGCTGGAGCCCGGTGAGAACTTCTGCATGGGTGGCCCCGGCGTGATCATGAGCCGCGAGGTGCTGCGCCGGATGGTTCCTCACATCGGCCAGTGCCTGCAGGAGATGTACACCACGCATGAAGACGTTGAGGTGGGCCGCTGCGTGCGGAGGTTTGCCGGAGTGCAGTGTGTCTGGTCCTACGAGGTAAGAGCAAAGATGGCGTCTGGTCGTATTGTTTACTGCAGTTAG
- the LOC135533248 gene encoding selenoprotein S-like — MDDDVTIEDEGGPEIQKTPLGNQDLSFLQQTVGPLVAEYGWYLLFMCVGVYLVVQHLSKRRASQGQSSSASGAVQDPNAVVRRQEALEASRRRMQEELDAKAALFRLKQQQLEEEKRQQKIEMYDSMKEGRSYRGKAKTAQNTEEASTSTTVLKPKTDKKPLRSSGFNPLSGEGGGSCAWRPGRRGPSAGGG, encoded by the exons ATGGATGACGATGTTACCATTGAGGACGAAGGTGGACCAGAAATACAGAAGACACCCCTTGGAAACCAGGATTTAAGTTTCCTGCAACAAACTG TTGGACCATTGGTGGCAGAATATGGATGGTATCTGTTGTTCATGTGTGTGGGGGTCTACCTGGTGGTCCAGCACCTGAGCAAGAGGAGAGCCAGCCAGGGACAGAGCAGCTCTGCGTCTGGAGCAGTGCAAG ATCCCAATGCAGTAGTGAGGAGACAAGAGGCACTGGAGGCGTCCAGGAGAAGAATGCAGGAGGAGCTGGATGCCAAGGCGGCCCTCTTCAGGCTGAAACAACAACAG ctggaggaggagaagagacaacaGAAAATTGAGATGTATGACAGCATGAAAGAGGGGAGAAGTTACAGAGGAAAAGCAAAGACAGCCCAG AACACTGAAGAGGCCAGCACATCGACTACAGTGTTGAAACCAAAGACTGACAAGAAGCCCCTACGGAGCAGTG GCTTTAATCCCCTGAGCGGAGAGGGAGGTGGATCCTGTGCGTggagaccaggaaggagagggCCGTCAGCTGGCGGCGGATGA
- the LOC135533247 gene encoding U2 small nuclear ribonucleoprotein A'-like encodes MVKLSAELIEQAAQYTNPVRDRELDLRGYKIPVLENLGATLDQFDTIDFSDNEIRKLDGFPLLKRLKTLLMNNNRICRVGENLEQALPSMRELILTSNNIQELGDLDPLASVKTLTLLSLLRNPVTNKKHYRLYVINKIPQIHVLDFQKVKLKERQEAEKMFKGKRGAQLAKDIAKRTKTFTPGAAVQQPEKKKMGPSPADVEAIKNAIANASSLAEVERLKGMLQAGQIPGREVRQVPPEMVEVEEEEEEKTEEGNGVEEMEEDVVEEVQGKVEEVQGKVEEVDVKEVDKGEEGEKQESEEDESEDDDMDEDSPVNGS; translated from the exons ATGGTAAAATTGTCGGCAGAGCTAATTGAGCAGGCTGCTCAATACACAAACCCCGTGCGCGACAGAGAGCTGGATCTGCGAG GTTACAAAATTCCTGTACTTGAAAACCTTGGGGCTACACTTGACCAGTTTGATACCATCGATTTCTCTGACAATGAAATCAGAAAACTGGACGGCTTCCCTTTGCTCAAGAGGCTCAAAACGTTGCTCATGAACAACAACAGAATATG TCGTGTTGGTGAAAACCTTGAACAGGCATTGCCGAGTATGAGGGAGCTGATCCTCACAAGCAACAACATCCAGGAATTG GGTGATTTGGATCCGCTAGCCTCAGTGAAGACATTGACCCTTCTCAG TCTCCTAAGGAATCCAGTGACCAACAAGAAACACTACAGGCTCTATGTCATCAACAAAATTCCCCAGATTCACGTGCTTGACTTCCAGAAGGTCAAGTTAAAG GAGCGTCAGGAGGCGGAGAAAATGTTCAAGGGCAAACGAGGTGCTCAGCTTGCAAAGGATATTGCCAAGCGGACCAAAAC GTTCACCCCCGGAGCTGCTGTGCAGCAGCCTGAGAAGAAGAAGATGGGACCGTCTCCCGCTGACGTGGAAGCGATCAAG AATGCAATAGCTAACGCCTCGTCTCTGGCCGAGGTGGAGAGGTTGAAGGGGATGCTGCAGGCTGGTCAGATCCCCGGACGGGAGGTCAGACAAG TCCCCCCGGAAATGGTGGAggtggaagaggaagaggaggagaagacagaggaaggaaatggagtggaggagatggaagaggatgtggtggaggaggtacagGGAAAGGTGGAGGAGGTACAGGGAAAGGTGGAGGAAGTAGATGTCAAGGAGGTAGACAAGGGGGAGGAGGGTGAAAAACAAGAGTCTGAGGAAGATGAGTCTGAGGACGATGATATGGATGAAGACTCACCGGTGAACGGATCATGA